AGtacatagaaaatatataaatgtaactatatattaaaatatacaaacttGCATGCATTTTCTAAAACAACAATATATTCTTTCCATTGGTCAGGTGTGTGAGTTTAGACATGGAACAAGACAAATGGGCACAGAATAAGAACAAGGTTGAAGCAAATGATAACCATATATAGAAAGGAATTAGAAAAGTTGATCTTACTTACGTTTGTTTTCTTCATGTTTTCAGCCATCATAAAGATGCGAGTTGACCTGTCTCGAGTACTCTAGAGAGATTAAAGAAATGTAAACAAAATAAGAAGTGGAAGATAAACAATtgaaacacaaaagaaaacaagagaaCACAGCTTACAGCATATGTAGCTTCGTTTTCATCCCAGCCAGAGATTCTCCACTTGTTCATGAGAGACAGATCATACAGGTCATATTCATGAGGTGTCCACTTATGCATGCGGGAAAGATCAGGCAAGGGAGTGTTATGAGGAGGTTTAGAGATTATCCTTCCATGGATGATGCGCTCAAATTTGTGGAATTTACGAGCAGCAACTGCAGCAGGGGAGTGAAAATCTCTAGCGCCCTGAAAAGAAGAATGGTAAAACAGAGAACATAAGAGATTTTTTCCAGAGTTAAAGCATGTCAATAAAAAGAATTTCATGCGAGTTTACCACATAAAAACTGTCATCATCGCACCATCCACTGATCTGCCATTTCTTGATGAGGTAAGCATCATATTTGGCATACTCTTCAGCTGTCCAAGTAGACATAGACATGAGATTAGGTTTCTTTAAGGTATTTATCCTCTTGAGGCATGGTCCTCCTTTCCTTGAGCAACCTGAGAATGATTCAAACTCTTCAGGAGCTTCATCAGAGCCCTCATCTTCGACCACAGCTTTGCCATTATTATGTTCATCAGCAGTCAATGGACCAAAAGGGACATCACCTGTGACAAAATTACAACAATAAAGATATTATTCAATTGTTTAACATTAGATCATCCAGCTATTCTAATAAATAAGATCAACAGTCGCTTATAGGTACAAGCAAAACAGAGCTAGCAAAACAATACtataaataaatgataacaCTAACATTATCTTCATCAGAAGCTAAGGTATATTCAAAAGAAAGATCTGATATTGAAGTTCATATCATCAAGAACAGCAGTCAATAATAAGAATTCGAATGAAAACAAATGTTAGATTCAATAGCTATATCAGAGGTTAATGTTCCGATCTAGCAAACTTGATAAGCTACGAAAACGATCAAGTGCTTGAGATGGAAAACAAACATCATCTTCACCTGAAAGCCAAGGTATATTACTATAAATAGATCTGATATTAAAGATCAACACATCCAAATTCGCAGTACATGTCAAGAACTCGATTGAAATCAAAACAAGGAGAAAGCGGATGTTAGATTCGACGGATAAATCTGAGGTTAATGTTCAGATCTCGCAAACTTGATAAGATCCAAAGACGAATCAGTATTTGAGTAAGAAAACGAACATTAAAACTTCAATCCTAAGCAAGATTAGATGAAATCAAAACTGTAACATCATGATCAGAAGCAGAAAGATACATTCAAAGAATCAGAACAATAACATCATGAAGCGAAGCGTATTACACACGCATCTTTCACAGTAATCTTAGACTCGATGAATATATCAGAGATAATGCTCCGATCTCGCAAACTTGATAAGTTCCAAAGACGATTCAATATTTAAGACGGAAAACGAATAATAAACTTGAATCCTAAGCTAGAAGCGATGGAATCATAACAGAAACATATCATGATCAGAAGCGGAACGATAATATCAACGAATCGGAACAATAACATAACGATTCAAAGCAGATTACAAACTAATCTTCCTCAGCAACCTGAGATTCGAGTTTCCGATCAAACAGATGCGAATACGAACCGTCGAGTCCAATCTTAGTCTAGATTCGATGAAGAGAGATCTTACGAGTTCCTGGTGTGAAACCTGGAGGCATTCCACGATACTGCAccgt
This region of Brassica napus cultivar Da-Ae chromosome C5, Da-Ae, whole genome shotgun sequence genomic DNA includes:
- the LOC106352778 gene encoding uncharacterized protein LOC106352778; this translates as MTQRGNRNNKKRKTVQYRGMPPGFTPGTRDVPFGPLTADEHNNGKAVVEDEGSDEAPEEFESFSGCSRKGGPCLKRINTLKKPNLMSMSTWTAEEYAKYDAYLIKKWQISGWCDDDSFYVGARDFHSPAAVAARKFHKFERIIHGRIISKPPHNTPLPDLSRMHKWTPHEYDLYDLSLMNKWRISGWDENEATYASTRDRSTRIFMMAENMKKTNSMRDLPTPASKTAQSQGKRKERK